A DNA window from Streptomyces asoensis contains the following coding sequences:
- a CDS encoding FkbM family methyltransferase, with amino-acid sequence MQTLYRRLLGLMPRIGVQVTDLGPGAAVVSRRGGPYRGIRADKDTWVLRRAREGTGAAAGGGSAVRLGDTGALLLTEDADGPDERRLQLAAAEYLCTQHVTAMLELYGVNCVFDVGANAGQYARRLRRLGYTGRIASFEPTSQTFARLEEAAADDPDWRVFRCGLGREETTAEIHTGWNTMNSLLPASDYGKGRYGRFAKADTEEIRVRRLDEVMAEVLDGLPAPRPYLKMDTQGYDLEVFAGGGERIAEFVGMQSEVAVLKLYEGSPGMGEAVAVYEAAGFGITGVYPVTREATTGRVIEFDCVMMRADAAPVP; translated from the coding sequence ATGCAGACCCTCTATCGACGACTTCTCGGCCTGATGCCCCGTATCGGGGTCCAGGTGACCGACCTCGGGCCCGGCGCGGCGGTGGTCTCGCGGCGCGGCGGTCCGTACCGCGGGATCCGCGCCGACAAGGACACCTGGGTGCTGCGGCGGGCCCGGGAGGGTACCGGGGCCGCGGCCGGCGGGGGCAGCGCCGTGCGGCTGGGCGACACCGGCGCCCTGCTCCTGACGGAGGACGCGGACGGGCCGGACGAGCGCCGGCTCCAGCTGGCGGCCGCCGAGTACCTCTGCACCCAGCACGTGACCGCGATGCTGGAGCTCTACGGCGTGAACTGCGTGTTCGACGTCGGCGCCAACGCCGGCCAGTACGCCAGGCGGCTGCGGCGGCTCGGGTACACCGGCCGCATCGCGTCCTTCGAGCCCACCTCGCAGACGTTCGCCCGGCTGGAGGAGGCCGCCGCGGACGACCCGGACTGGCGGGTGTTCCGGTGCGGGCTGGGCCGCGAGGAGACCACGGCCGAGATCCACACCGGCTGGAACACGATGAACTCGCTGCTTCCCGCCAGCGACTACGGCAAGGGCCGCTACGGCCGGTTCGCCAAGGCCGACACCGAGGAGATCCGGGTCCGCAGGCTCGACGAGGTCATGGCCGAGGTGCTGGACGGGCTCCCCGCTCCGCGCCCCTATCTGAAGATGGACACCCAGGGTTACGACCTCGAGGTGTTCGCCGGGGGCGGGGAGCGGATCGCGGAGTTCGTGGGGATGCAGTCCGAGGTCGCCGTGCTGAAGCTGTACGAGGGAAGCCCGGGGATGGGCGAGGCGGTGGCGGTGTACGAGGCCGCCGGGTTCGGCATCACGGGCGTCTACCCCGTGACGCGGGAGGCGACGACGGGTCGGGTCATCGAATTCGACTGCGTGATGATGCGGGCGGACGCGGCGCCTGTGCCGTAG
- a CDS encoding alpha/beta hydrolase, translating into MTSVPPPFDPELGAALALIGEMIQPGLAPEDIEAVRQGPGIALLGELDLTLDGAFAVEDRTVPGPPGAPAVSLLICRPTAPAPDRPRPVVYHVHGGGMVLGNNRVGVDVVLAWARELDMVVVSVEYRLAPEHPYPAPVDDVYAGLLWTAEHAAELGADPERIVLAGASAGGGLTAALALLLRDREGPRPLGQILMCPMLDDRNDTPSGHQMAGLGVWDRTANETGWTALLGERRGGPDVPPYAAPARAEDLSGLPPAFLDVGSAETFRDEVVAYASRIWQSGGVAELHVWPGGFHGFDGFAPQATLSRSARSAQLTWLRRLLAE; encoded by the coding sequence ATGACGTCCGTACCGCCGCCCTTCGACCCGGAACTCGGCGCCGCCCTGGCGCTCATCGGGGAGATGATCCAGCCGGGACTGGCCCCCGAGGACATCGAAGCCGTCCGCCAGGGACCCGGGATCGCGCTGCTCGGCGAACTCGACCTGACCCTCGACGGGGCGTTCGCGGTGGAGGACCGGACCGTGCCCGGGCCGCCGGGCGCCCCGGCGGTCTCGCTGCTGATCTGCCGCCCCACGGCACCGGCCCCGGACCGCCCCCGACCGGTCGTCTATCACGTGCACGGCGGCGGCATGGTCCTCGGCAACAACCGGGTCGGCGTGGACGTGGTCCTCGCCTGGGCGCGGGAACTGGACATGGTCGTGGTGTCCGTGGAGTACCGGCTGGCGCCCGAACACCCTTATCCCGCGCCCGTCGACGACGTGTACGCCGGTCTGCTGTGGACGGCGGAGCACGCCGCGGAGCTGGGCGCGGATCCCGAGCGGATCGTGCTCGCCGGGGCCAGCGCGGGCGGCGGCCTCACCGCCGCGCTCGCCCTGCTGCTGCGTGACCGCGAGGGGCCCCGGCCGCTCGGCCAGATACTGATGTGCCCGATGCTGGACGACCGCAACGACACCCCCTCCGGTCACCAGATGGCGGGCCTCGGCGTCTGGGACCGGACGGCCAACGAGACCGGGTGGACGGCCCTGCTCGGTGAGCGGCGCGGTGGACCGGACGTCCCGCCGTACGCGGCGCCCGCGCGCGCCGAGGACCTTTCCGGACTCCCGCCGGCCTTCCTCGACGTGGGCTCGGCGGAGACGTTCCGGGACGAGGTCGTCGCCTACGCCTCCCGCATCTGGCAGTCGGGCGGGGTCGCGGAACTGCACGTCTGGCCGGGCGGCTTCCACGGCTTCGACGGCTTCGCACCCCAGGCCACGCTCTCCCGCTCGGCCCGCTCGGCCCAACTGACGTGGCTCCGCAGACTCCTCGCGGAGTAG
- a CDS encoding response regulator: MSGAPLRLLLADDHAVVRAGLCALLESEADLVVAGEAGTGEEAVRLAAALAPNVVLMDLRFAGGDGIDGVEAVRRLAAAAPGVAAVMLTSYSGRADVVRAVEAGARGYVLKAGPPAELFRAVRDAAAGVLGLAPDVVGALVAPAPLTGSALSGREVEVVRLLADGLSNRAIAGALFLSEATVKTHLVRVYRKLGADNRAAAVSEAVRRGLLDLA; this comes from the coding sequence GTGAGCGGTGCCCCGTTGCGTCTGCTGCTCGCGGACGACCACGCCGTCGTACGGGCCGGGCTGTGCGCGCTGCTGGAGAGCGAGGCCGACCTGGTGGTGGCCGGCGAGGCGGGCACCGGGGAGGAGGCCGTCCGGCTCGCGGCCGCACTCGCCCCGAACGTGGTGCTGATGGACCTGCGGTTCGCGGGCGGCGACGGGATCGACGGTGTCGAGGCGGTGCGCCGGCTCGCCGCGGCGGCGCCCGGCGTCGCGGCGGTGATGCTGACGAGCTACTCGGGCCGGGCCGACGTCGTGCGGGCCGTCGAGGCGGGGGCGCGGGGCTACGTCCTGAAGGCGGGTCCGCCGGCGGAACTGTTCCGGGCGGTGCGCGACGCGGCTGCCGGTGTGCTCGGGCTGGCGCCGGACGTGGTGGGTGCACTCGTCGCCCCGGCACCGCTCACCGGGAGCGCGTTGAGCGGGCGGGAGGTCGAGGTGGTGCGGCTGCTGGCCGACGGGCTGAGCAACCGGGCGATCGCCGGGGCCCTGTTCCTGAGCGAGGCGACCGTGAAGACCCACCTCGTGCGGGTCTACCGCAAGCTGGGCGCGGACAACCGGGCGGCCGCCGTGTCGGAGGCGGTACGCCGGGGGCTGCTGGACCTGGCGTGA
- a CDS encoding MFS transporter, producing the protein MGAPALQTTARPGAVIATLAFAGTTAAIMQTLVTPLIAELPQILDTSSSNAAWVITVTLLVAAVCVPVVGRLGDLVGKRRMLLACSVPLIVGSVVCAFASDVVTMIVGRGLQGMGMGMVPLGIALLRDVVPAEKLSGSIALVSASMGIGGAIGLPLAAAVAQYADWRVLFWGSAGLAAVVAVLIFLLVPDVPAGAKGQRFDLPGAIGLGIGLVALLLAVSKGADWGWASATTLGLFALAVVALAGWGVWEVRTTDPLVDLRTTARPRVLLTNVASVFIGFGMYASMLVMPQLLQFPEATGYGLGQSMLAAGLWIAPGGLMMMLVSPLGGKLTNARGPKFTLICGALVLAAGYFASMGLIGSAWGVMVVTIITSSGVGLAYGAMPALIMSSVPVTETAAANGFNTLMRSLGTSIGSAVIGVILSQMTVTLGGHTIPSEDGFRTALLVGGGLALVSAAIAAVIPAARDAAPGADGTGLAAAPEEAAV; encoded by the coding sequence ATGGGCGCCCCCGCTCTCCAGACCACGGCCCGCCCGGGTGCCGTGATCGCCACGCTGGCCTTCGCCGGCACCACCGCGGCGATCATGCAGACGCTGGTCACCCCCCTCATCGCCGAGCTGCCGCAGATCCTGGACACCTCGTCCTCGAACGCGGCCTGGGTGATCACGGTGACCCTGCTGGTGGCCGCCGTGTGCGTGCCGGTCGTCGGCCGCCTCGGCGACCTCGTGGGCAAGCGCCGGATGCTGCTGGCCTGTTCGGTCCCGCTGATCGTGGGCTCGGTGGTGTGCGCGTTCGCCTCCGACGTCGTGACGATGATCGTCGGGCGCGGTCTCCAGGGCATGGGCATGGGCATGGTGCCGCTCGGCATCGCCCTGCTGCGGGACGTCGTACCGGCCGAGAAGCTCAGCGGGTCCATCGCCCTGGTCAGCGCCTCCATGGGCATCGGCGGCGCCATCGGCCTGCCGCTGGCCGCCGCGGTCGCCCAGTACGCCGACTGGCGCGTGCTCTTCTGGGGTTCGGCCGGCCTGGCCGCCGTCGTCGCCGTCCTGATCTTCCTGCTCGTCCCGGACGTCCCCGCCGGGGCCAAGGGACAGCGCTTCGACCTGCCCGGTGCGATCGGTCTCGGCATCGGCCTGGTCGCCCTGCTGCTCGCCGTCTCCAAGGGTGCCGACTGGGGCTGGGCCTCGGCCACCACGCTGGGGCTGTTCGCCCTCGCCGTCGTGGCGCTGGCCGGCTGGGGCGTCTGGGAGGTGCGCACCACCGACCCGCTGGTCGATCTGCGCACCACCGCCCGCCCCCGGGTGCTCCTGACCAACGTCGCCTCGGTCTTCATCGGCTTCGGCATGTACGCGAGCATGCTGGTCATGCCGCAGCTGTTGCAGTTCCCCGAGGCCACCGGTTACGGCCTGGGCCAGTCGATGCTCGCGGCCGGCCTGTGGATCGCGCCCGGCGGTCTGATGATGATGCTGGTCTCGCCGCTCGGCGGAAAGCTCACCAACGCCCGCGGTCCGAAGTTCACGCTGATCTGCGGCGCCCTGGTCCTGGCCGCGGGCTACTTCGCCTCCATGGGACTGATCGGCTCCGCCTGGGGCGTCATGGTGGTCACGATCATCACCAGCAGCGGCGTCGGCCTCGCCTACGGCGCCATGCCCGCCCTGATCATGAGCTCCGTCCCGGTCACGGAGACGGCAGCCGCGAACGGCTTCAACACCCTGATGCGCTCCCTCGGCACCTCGATCGGGTCCGCCGTCATCGGCGTGATCCTCTCCCAGATGACCGTCACCCTGGGCGGCCACACCATCCCCTCCGAGGACGGCTTCCGTACCGCGCTCCTGGTCGGCGGCGGGCTCGCCCTGGTCTCGGCGGCGATCGCCGCCGTCATCCCCGCGGCCCGCGACGCGGCGCCCGGCGCGGACGGGACCGGCCTCGCTGCCGCGCCCGAGGAGGCCGCGGTCTGA
- a CDS encoding sensor histidine kinase, which yields MSDRAPVPSPAGTVRGSRPVLDRFSGFVFFLVVGAALVRLERLRIGLCWDIVTVSALLAVVYAAGLAGADRLGRFGRPAWIAALLALWTALVLLAPAPLTSAYVWCAVPLACAALRVLGPRAAGAAVAALTVVLVVQLVGGAGQFDTEVVLIPVAAVWGTVALYRSQQRDAAERLRLVEELRGTRDVLARQQRAAGVLAERARIARDLHDTLAQELAGGVMLLQAAERDWDARPRTARTRVRTVTDGLHANLAETRRIIRDLTPSAVDEAGLEGALRLLCTRAEAEGAAARVRFRSLGAPRPLLDAPTAATLFRVAQSALANVREHARAGNVSVTLHTHTDRVELEVRDDGAGFAMGSGRSAPVPGRGLGLPASRARLRECGGRLEVASAPGRGTSVRATVPAPAFPRAAVAPGAVAAR from the coding sequence GTGTCCGACCGCGCTCCCGTCCCTTCCCCGGCGGGGACCGTCCGCGGGAGCCGGCCGGTGCTGGACCGGTTCTCCGGGTTCGTCTTCTTCCTCGTGGTCGGCGCCGCGCTGGTGCGCCTGGAGCGGCTGAGGATCGGGCTGTGCTGGGACATCGTGACCGTCAGCGCCCTGCTGGCCGTCGTCTACGCGGCCGGGCTCGCCGGGGCGGACCGGCTCGGACGGTTCGGCCGGCCGGCGTGGATCGCGGCCCTGCTGGCGCTGTGGACCGCGCTCGTGCTGCTCGCCCCCGCCCCGCTCACCTCCGCCTACGTGTGGTGCGCGGTGCCGCTGGCCTGTGCGGCACTGCGGGTGCTGGGCCCCCGGGCCGCCGGTGCGGCGGTCGCCGCGCTCACCGTCGTACTCGTCGTCCAACTCGTGGGCGGAGCAGGGCAGTTCGACACGGAGGTCGTGCTGATCCCGGTGGCCGCCGTGTGGGGGACGGTCGCCCTCTACCGCTCGCAGCAGCGTGACGCCGCCGAACGGCTGCGGCTGGTCGAGGAGTTGCGGGGCACCCGGGACGTCCTGGCCCGCCAGCAGCGTGCGGCCGGGGTGCTGGCCGAGCGGGCCCGGATCGCGCGGGACCTGCACGACACGCTGGCCCAGGAACTCGCGGGCGGCGTCATGCTGTTGCAGGCCGCCGAACGCGACTGGGACGCCCGGCCGCGGACCGCCCGCACCCGGGTGCGCACCGTCACCGACGGTCTGCACGCCAATCTGGCGGAGACGCGCAGGATCATCCGCGACCTGACCCCGTCGGCCGTGGACGAGGCCGGTCTCGAAGGCGCGCTGCGTCTGCTGTGCACCCGGGCCGAGGCGGAGGGCGCGGCCGCCCGGGTGCGGTTCCGCTCGCTCGGCGCACCCCGCCCTCTGCTGGACGCACCGACGGCCGCGACGCTGTTCCGGGTGGCCCAGAGCGCCCTGGCCAACGTGCGCGAACACGCCCGCGCGGGGAACGTGTCGGTCACCCTGCACACGCACACCGACCGGGTGGAGCTCGAAGTGCGCGACGACGGCGCGGGTTTCGCGATGGGCTCCGGCCGGAGCGCCCCCGTGCCGGGACGCGGGCTCGGACTTCCCGCCAGCCGAGCGCGGCTGCGTGAGTGCGGCGGCCGACTGGAGGTCGCCAGCGCGCCGGGCCGGGGCACGTCGGTACGGGCCACGGTGCCCGCGCCGGCCTTCCCCCGGGCGGCCGTGGCGCCGGGGGCGGTGGCCGCCCGGTGA
- a CDS encoding helix-turn-helix domain-containing protein, which yields MKELAGRLTALDPDAGAAVRVIAYFDRLAESRAGVEALVRGAAVLSGVPARLADADRRVRVRVEPDGARRDTEQPPEPDWPSAALSPGGPPALWLERAGAVPSVVDAVILERAARAARVVLDRTRGRAPLDDPALVETLLDATADEAARLHAARRLGLGTAPARALATPAGRPVVRAADAGDAVPPGRVGVGPVVPTAELPRSWSAALTALRFTADGTAQDPGPRVVHADELGDIALLAGLVAPGADPPPDVHALDAAAADAPWLLTTLYAVTTTASLRAAATEANVHHSTLQDRLTHAEHLLGWPVRTPQGRLRLHLALTMRRLARP from the coding sequence ATGAAAGAGCTGGCCGGGCGGCTGACCGCACTGGATCCGGACGCGGGCGCCGCCGTGCGGGTCATCGCCTACTTCGACCGGCTGGCCGAGTCGCGGGCCGGGGTGGAGGCACTGGTGCGCGGCGCCGCGGTGCTCTCCGGGGTGCCCGCGCGGCTGGCCGACGCCGACCGGCGGGTGCGTGTACGGGTGGAGCCCGACGGCGCGCGCCGGGACACGGAACAGCCGCCGGAACCGGACTGGCCGTCCGCCGCGCTGAGCCCCGGCGGCCCTCCGGCACTGTGGCTGGAGCGCGCCGGTGCGGTGCCGAGCGTCGTGGACGCCGTGATCCTGGAGCGCGCGGCCCGCGCGGCACGCGTCGTGCTCGACCGCACCCGTGGACGGGCGCCGCTGGACGACCCGGCCCTGGTCGAGACCCTTCTCGACGCCACGGCCGACGAGGCGGCCCGGCTGCACGCGGCGCGCCGCCTCGGCCTCGGCACCGCCCCGGCCCGCGCCCTGGCCACGCCCGCCGGCCGTCCCGTGGTGCGGGCGGCGGACGCCGGGGACGCCGTCCCGCCCGGGCGGGTGGGCGTGGGCCCCGTCGTGCCGACGGCGGAGCTGCCCCGCTCCTGGAGCGCGGCGCTCACCGCGCTCCGCTTCACCGCGGACGGCACCGCGCAGGACCCGGGCCCCCGGGTCGTGCACGCCGACGAACTCGGGGACATCGCGCTGCTGGCCGGCCTCGTCGCACCGGGGGCCGACCCCCCGCCGGACGTCCACGCGCTCGACGCGGCCGCGGCGGACGCCCCTTGGCTGCTCACCACGCTGTACGCCGTCACCACCACCGCGAGTCTGCGGGCGGCGGCGACCGAGGCGAACGTCCACCACTCCACGCTCCAGGACCGGCTGACCCACGCCGAGCATCTGCTGGGATGGCCGGTGCGCACGCCTCAGGGCCGGCTGCGGCTGCACCTCGCGCTGACGATGCGTCGGCTCGCCCGGCCCTGA
- a CDS encoding MarR family winged helix-turn-helix transcriptional regulator, with amino-acid sequence METPTHEVEYEQMLLSRHTFLNQGGGRRKNSLMERSAYILLSRIRIQGPMSIGELSEAFGLDASTLNRQTAAAMRAGLIERIPDPEGGMARKFRLTDEGARLLDSEREGIVDILDQVMTDWPDEDIAAFAGYLRRFNHGIEAIGGRPWPRP; translated from the coding sequence ATGGAGACGCCGACGCACGAGGTCGAGTACGAGCAGATGCTGCTCAGCCGCCACACGTTCCTGAACCAGGGGGGCGGGCGCCGCAAGAACAGCCTCATGGAGCGCAGCGCCTACATCCTGCTCAGCCGGATCCGGATCCAGGGGCCCATGTCCATCGGCGAACTCAGCGAGGCCTTCGGCCTGGACGCCTCCACCCTGAACCGGCAGACCGCGGCGGCGATGCGGGCCGGGCTCATCGAGCGGATCCCCGACCCGGAGGGCGGGATGGCCCGCAAGTTCCGGCTCACCGACGAGGGCGCGCGCCTGCTGGACTCGGAGCGCGAGGGGATCGTGGACATCCTGGACCAGGTGATGACCGACTGGCCGGACGAGGACATCGCCGCTTTCGCGGGGTACCTGCGGCGCTTCAACCACGGCATCGAGGCGATCGGCGGGCGCCCCTGGCCCCGGCCCTGA